A single window of Zea mays cultivar B73 chromosome 10, Zm-B73-REFERENCE-NAM-5.0, whole genome shotgun sequence DNA harbors:
- the LOC100274652 gene encoding uncharacterized protein LOC100274652 has product MEVPMNTTQSGPHFPVQHRSLSLDIKGNKTDIVINKYEDTFLVIVTQIGCMGTILAAKKDESVFSDPTYNVSVLFGKRDEPLLLACARQLIEHISGSGSARSLVISLGLKDHSQGTLKDITVAVIENRLW; this is encoded by the exons ATGGAGGTGCCAATGAACACCACGCAATCTGGTCCTCACTTCCCTGTGCAGCATCGGTCCCTCTCGTTAGACATCAAG GGAAATAAAACAGATATTGTTATCAATAAATACGAAGATACCTTTCTG GTGATTGTGACCCAAATCGGCTGCATGGGAACCATACTAGCTGCCAA GAAAGATGAAAGTGTTTTCTCCGACCCAACCTACAACGTGTCTGTTCTTTTTGGGAAGAGAGATGAG CCACTCCTACTAGCTTGCGCACGTCAACTTATTGAGCACATAAG TGGCAGTGGCTCAGCCCGGTCATTGGTGATTTCTCTGGGTCTGAAAGATCATTCTCAG GGAACGCTGAAGGATATTACTGTAGCTGTGATCGAGAATCGCCTTTGGTGA
- the LOC100274652 gene encoding uncharacterized protein isoform X1 produces the protein MEVPMNTTQSGPHFPVQHRSLSLDIKGNKTDIVINKYEDTFLVIVTQIGCMGTILAAKKDESVFSDPTYNVSVLFGKRDEPLLLACARQLIEHISGSARSLVISLGLKDHSQGTLKDITVAVIENRLW, from the exons ATGGAGGTGCCAATGAACACCACGCAATCTGGTCCTCACTTCCCTGTGCAGCATCGGTCCCTCTCGTTAGACATCAAG GGAAATAAAACAGATATTGTTATCAATAAATACGAAGATACCTTTCTG GTGATTGTGACCCAAATCGGCTGCATGGGAACCATACTAGCTGCCAA GAAAGATGAAAGTGTTTTCTCCGACCCAACCTACAACGTGTCTGTTCTTTTTGGGAAGAGAGATGAG CCACTCCTACTAGCTTGCGCACGTCAACTTATTGAGCACATAAG TGGCTCAGCCCGGTCATTGGTGATTTCTCTGGGTCTGAAAGATCATTCTCAG GGAACGCTGAAGGATATTACTGTAGCTGTGATCGAGAATCGCCTTTGGTGA